In Mytilus trossulus isolate FHL-02 chromosome 6, PNRI_Mtr1.1.1.hap1, whole genome shotgun sequence, a single window of DNA contains:
- the LOC134722221 gene encoding uncharacterized protein LOC134722221, with product MSEYHSASEVTATRNFDLRSVTPVTSGSLKFSTTADPNKTDFTDFILEKEWLKENSTLPNTFLYDSGVEIVTESDLKVPFDLDPSFEASVDIQELLKGADVNEEEFETLASSLVSKEDTTLFDLVQQANGRSAIDTVTSNTFTNIVSSDSLYNNIYFMTNDEKINTGNGVMYLDQLVDNTNDLLDSSQDNSRDSAFSDQIESVTSSVPSPQESLVIRPFRNKPGRKPSGNGPIRPRKRQPVKDTAEYFEKRERNNVAVRKSRDKAKIKQVETEHRVQQLSDENETLNKKLDLLTKELNVLKSLFINVGSTLPKELEKMLAKCS from the coding sequence ATGTCTGAATATCACAGTGCTTCTGAAGTAACAGCAACACGCAATTTTGATTTGCGTTCAGTGACTCCTGTGACCTCAGGGTCACTAAAATTTTCAACTACAGCAGATCCAAATAAGACGGATTTTACCGATTTTATATTAGAGAAAGAATGGCTCAAAGAAAATTCGACATTGCCGAACACGTTCCTGTACGACTCCGGTGTTGAAATCGTCACAGAAAGTGACCTCAAAGTTCCATTCGACCTGGATCCATCTTTTGAAGCATCAGTTGACATTCAAGAACTTTTAAAAGGAGCAGACGTGAATGAAGAAGAATTTGAAACTCTTGCATCATCGCTGGTGAGCAAAGAGGATACCACATTATTTGATTTGGTCCAACAGGCCAACGGAAGGTCAGCCATTGATACGGTAACGTCCAATACTTTTACCAACATTGTTTCAAGTGACagtttatataataacatttacTTTATGACCAACGACGAGAAAATTAATACTGGGAACGGGGTGATGTACCTAGATCAATTAGTCGATAACACTAACGATCTGTTGGATTCTAGCCAAGATAACAGCAGAGATTCGGCTTTCTCTGATCAAATTGAGAGTGTGACATCCTCTGTTCCTTCACCACAAGAGTCCCTGGTAATTCGTCCGTTCAGAAATAAACCTGGACGTAAACCATCTGGCAACGGACCCATCCGCCCAAGGAAACGCCAACCTGTTAAGGATACGGcggaatattttgaaaagagaGAACGCAATAACGTGGCTGTCCGAAAAAGTAGAGACAaggcaaaaataaaacaagttgaAACTGAACATAGAGTGCAACAGCTGTCGGACGAAAACGAAACATTAAACAAGAAATTGGACTTGTTGACAAAGGAACTGAACGTGCTGAAGagtttgtttataaatgttGGTTCCACTTTACCAAAAGAACTTGAAAAAATGCTCGCCAAGTGTTCCTGA
- the LOC134722222 gene encoding CCAAT/enhancer-binding protein gamma-like, translating into MEEHSSKRQFTTSDEDGSSMDDNSSKYKRKKLEKGSDEYVMRRVRNNMAVKKSREKSRQKAKETMNQVDKLRKENETLEQKVTILSKELGVLKDLFLAHAGSVSQNECSGNTASTSGIKEEPSNSGVKDHQYSTYSV; encoded by the coding sequence ATGGAAGAACATTCCTCTAAAAGACAGTTTACTACCAGTGATGAAGATGGAAGTAGCATGGATGATAACTCGTCAAAATACAAAcgaaaaaaattagaaaaaggaAGTGATGAATATGTTATGAGAAGGGTAAGAAATAATATGGCTGTCAAAAAAAGCCGAGAAAAGAGTCGACAGAAAGCGAAGGAAACAATGAATCAGGTTGATAAACTTAGAAAGGAAAATGAGACATTGGAACAAAAAGTTACAATTCTATCAAAAGAGCTAGGTGTGTTGAAGGACTTATTCTTGGCTCATGCTGGATCAGTTTCACAAAACGAGTGTTCTGGGAATACAGCATCAACATCTGGAATCAAAGAAGAACCTTCAAACTCAGGGGTCAAAGATCACCAATATTCCACATATTCTGTTTGA